A single window of Nakaseomyces glabratus chromosome G, complete sequence DNA harbors:
- the HUA1 gene encoding Hua1p (CAGL0G00550g~Ortholog(s) have cytoplasm localization) produces the protein MSGPGEDGLPSYEDVLKEEERLQQNQRPQHGQDLPPSYSRPPQRPPSDTKQRPTEPPRPSSKPSKLPSRPGVKPANTKPAKPAKPASKPTPSVQPKPSNIPWVYPKGYYCEKCRNTGYKIKNGKSCKRCWRQFATRNSATPMGGPTVVTTPNTYYSGLPFGDYLHPFSQPTYQYGAPPMQIGGQAPIYVRPGDPRLGGVVCGECRGTGRVRFFLDEDLCPLCNGVGRIVR, from the coding sequence ATGTCTGGTCCAGGTGAAGACGGATTACCAAGTTACGAAGATGTGttgaaagaggaagagagACTGCAACAGAATCAACGGCCCCAGCATGGACAGGACTTGCCACCAAGTTATAGCAGACCACCACAGAGACCGCCGAGTGATACTAAGCAAAGACCAACCGAACCCCCTAGACCTAGTTCAAAGCCATCTAAATTGCCAAGTAGGCCAGGTGTTAAACCAGCTAATACGAAACCAGCCAAACCAGCCAAACCAGCTTCAAAGCCCACGCCGAGTGTCCAACCTAAACCATCTAATATACCATGGGTCTATCCAAAGGGTTATTATTGTGAGAAGTGTCGGAATACAGGgtacaaaataaaaaatggtaaatcATGTAAGCGTTGTTGGAGGCAGTTTGCCACTCGAAACAGTGCTACACCTATGGGAGGTCCAACAGTTGTAACAACACCGAACACTTATTACTCTGGCCTGCCGTTTGGTGACTATTTGCATCCGTTTTCACAGCCAACATATCAGTATGGTGCTCCCCCAATGCAAATAGGAGGACAAGCACCTATATATGTACGACCAGGTGATCCAAGATTAGGCGGAGTAGTATGTGGTGAATGTAGAGGTACCGGTAGAGTTCGGTTCTTTTTAGATGAGGATCTCTGTCCATTATGCAATGGTGTGGGAAGAATAGTTCGCTAA
- the ERG26 gene encoding sterol-4-alpha-carboxylate 3-dehydrogenase (decarboxylating) (CAGL0G00594g~Ortholog(s) have Golgi apparatus, endoplasmic reticulum localization) codes for MSEIKSVLLIGGAGFLGLHLIQQFYDVSPRPDIHIFDIRPLPEKISKQFTFDVNDIKFHKGDLTSSEDIKKAILASKCNVVVHSASPVHGGAAEVYHKVNVTGTRNIIDTSKKCGVKALVYTSSAGVIFNGQDIHNADETWPIPEVPMDAYNETKAIAEDMVLKANDPDNDFLTIALRPAGIFGPGDRQLVPGLRTVAKLGQSKFQIGDNNNLFDWTYAGNVADSHVLAAKKLLDPSTAAKVSGETFFITNDTPAYFWALARTVWKADGHVDKRVIVLKRPLAIVAGYLSEWVSKLVGKEPGLTPFRVKIVCAYRYHNIAKAKELLGYYPKVDIEEGIKKTLAWMDEGL; via the coding sequence ATGTCTGAAATCAAGTCTGTTCTTTTAATTGGTGGTGCTGGATTCTTGGGTCTTCATCTGATCCAACAATTTTACGATGTTTCTCCAAGGCCTGATATCCacatttttgatattagaCCTCTTCCAGAAAAGATTTCAAAGCAATTCACATTTGATGTCAATGATATTAAATTCCATAAGGGTGATTTAACTTCTTCTGAGGATATTAAGAAGGCTATTCTGGCAAGTAAGTGTAATGTAGTTGTACACTCCGCTTCACCTGTCCATGGAGGTGCTGCTGAAGTCTATCACAAGGTTAACGTCACTGGTACCagaaatattattgatacCAGTAAGAAATGTGGTGTTAAAGCCCTAGTATATACCTCGTCTGCTGGTGTAATCTTCAATGGTCAAGATATTCACAATGCTGACGAGACATGGCCAATACCAGAAGTCCCAATGGATGCCTATAATGAAACCAAAGCTATTGCTGAAGATATGGTCCTGAAGGCTAATGATCCAGATAACGATTTCTTGACAATTGCGCTAAGACCAGCTGGTATATTTGGACCGGGTGATAGGCAATTAGTTCCAGGTTTGAGAACTGTTGCTAAGCTTGGTCAGTCAAAGTTTCAAATTGGTGACAACAACAACCTGTTTGACTGGACATATGCAGGTAATGTTGCTGACTCGCATGTTCTGGCTGCCAAGAAACTTTTAGATCCATCCACAGCTGCTAAAGTTTCTGGTGAAACTTTCTTTATTACTAATGATACACCAGCATACTTCTGGGCCTTAGCTCGTACTGTCTGGAAGGCTGACGGTCATGTTGATAAACGAGTTATTGTATTGAAAAGACCACTTGCCATTGTCGCTGGTTATCTATCTGAATGGGTTTCTAAACTTGTTGGTAAAGAGCCAGGTTTGACTCCATTTAGAGTCAAGATTGTATGTGCTTATCGTTACCATAATATTGCTAAGGCCAAGGAATTGCTCGGCTACTATCCTAAAGTGGATATTGAAGAAGGTATCAAGAAAACTCTGGCCTGGATGGATGAAGGTTTGTAA
- the NUP60 gene encoding FG-nucleoporin NUP60 (CAGL0G00660g~Ortholog(s) have nucleocytoplasmic transporter activity, phospholipid binding, structural constituent of nuclear pore activity): MVSHYDRMKRSSIAPYRRSNDSSNRIDKKTGKKGHGLMSKLKDLVSFGWAQEHHKDNDFSARDTGRERTNVSKGSYAAVPGGFFSSDQSSFILRERSRIMNESTMHSEADTSNAKLADFFAKKGNEPLSEIEMEGVLALMQKSRGVADESSFLGNSSRLLGDISNANASQVLRTGNISTSSALNVPNFKPSTDESRNINAKEVENSTIVSTPLKRKNFDYSSIRSPYRTVIYRFDDSNKKKISSVFDKPESSSQEVDETPKPSNSKPLSNTASALVSLLSDKDAAKESIKPMANPYTSHLTALRKSREDLPSINDKITVPKRRQRSETEDKEEAKITSSNGEAQEDTNIPEGIASRKNEEAQDSFTKYKPMRSSSLRDSVSLAHTESNNEKQMNSPKFVPAPLDKNETKETAKSDLTLTSSDKQSESKPSFSFPVNSTTKSTFMGTKKESTSPAVNSQAVKNVSNNETKEIKPQVHECIYDFGNPTSSGFKKTDIDDTLVSKYRGQFVF, translated from the coding sequence ATGGTGTCTCACTATGACAGGATGAAGAGGTCTTCCATTGCTCCTTATAGGAGAAGTAATGATAGTAGTAATAGAATTGATAAGAAGACTGGCAAGAAGGGGCATGGTCTGATGTCCAAGTTGAAGGATTTGGTATCTTTCGGTTGGGCGCAGGAGCATCACAAAGATAATGACTTTAGTGCCAGAGACActggaagagaaagaacTAATGTCAGTAAAGGATCCTATGCAGCAGTTCCAGGCGGCTTTTTTAGTTCTGATCAGAGTTCTTTTATATTAAGGGAGAGAAGTCGGATAATGAATGAATCAACGATGCATAGTGAAGCTGACACATCAAATGCCAAACTTGCCGACTTTTTTGCAAAGAAAGGGAATGAACCCTTATCTGAGATCGAAATGGAAGGTGTCTTAGCACTAATGCAAAAATCAAGAGGTGTTGCAGACGAATCCTCCTTTCTAGGTAACTCCTCAAGATTGCTTGGCGATATCTCCAACGCGAATGCGTCTCAAGTTTTAAGAACTGGTAATATCTCAACCTCTTCTGCTCTTAATGTTCCAAATTTTAAGCCAAGTACTGATGAAAGCAGGAACATAAATGCAAAAGAAGTCGAGAATAGTACAATTGTAAGCACACCATTAAAGAGGAAAAACTTCGACTATTCATCAATCAGATCACCATACCGTACTGTCATTTACAGATTTGATGACAGcaataagaagaaaatatcatCAGTTTTTGATAAGCCTGAATCATCTAGTCAAGAAGTTGACGAAACTCCTAAACCTTCTAACTCTAAACCTCTAAGCAACACCGCTTCTGCACTTGTTTCTTTGTTAAGCGACAAGGATGCTGCAAAAGAGTCGATTAAGCCAATGGCTAATCCATATACCTCCCATCTTACTGCTCTGAGGAAGTCTAGAGAAGATCTACCTAGTATCAATGATAAGATAACTGTTCCAAAGAGACGTCAAAGATCTGAAACAGAAGATAAAGAGGAAGCCAAAATCACATCCAGCAACGGAGAGGCCCAAGAAGACACAAATATACCAGAAGGAATAGCATCTAGGAAAAATGAGGAAGCACAGGATTCGTTCACCAAATATAAGCCTAtgcgttcttcatcattgcGTGATTCCGTCTCTTTAGCACATACAGAGTCAAATAACGAGAAACAAATGAATTCTCCAAAATTTGTTCCTGCTCCACTTGATAAGAATGAAACTAAGGAGACTGCAAAGTCCGATCTAACACTAACATCATCTGATAAACAATCAGAATCAAAACCATCCTTTTCCTTCCCTGTAAATTCCACAACCAAAAGCACTTTTATGGGTACTAAAAAGGAATCGACATCCCCTGCTGTCAATAGCCAGGCAGTCAAAAATGTTTCAAACAATGAAAccaaagaaatcaaacCACAGGTTCATGAATG